The Caballeronia sp. TF1N1 genome includes a window with the following:
- a CDS encoding PAS domain-containing sensor histidine kinase: protein MKLDQAAEQSFLGNPTTLKAMATVVGLAVFLIDAFTPLDIAIAVLYVVVVLLVASVASRPVTIAVAWACVAATVLGFMLSHNAQDPGSSIARCGVSLIAILTVSFLALRNQTSTATLRKQVELLNLTHDAVVVYDMDDRITFWNQGAERLYGWTSEQAIGQPIHGLTQTDAAMPVDDIRRETLTRGSWQGELKRVKKSGETVVVSSRWTLSRDKWGKPLAILATNNDITDAKRMEGELLRQKNELRATIDAIPGMVWSSSNDGRLIYLNRRWNEYGVKLADDGHDIWQEIVHAEDFAALQAAWREALATSSGFEVTARIRRGDGVFRWMHIGAAPLRDSEGNLVRWYGVNTDIEERKRAEQALDRSRSELAHVTRVTTLGEMAASIAHEVTQPLAAIVTAGDAALRWLNRQPPNVHEAVQSISQMTSDAKRATDIIRQIRSMAQKRDPQPALVDLNMIVRESVELVRRELQSQRVELSATFAEPAPVVCGDRVQLQQVVINLLMNGVQAMSGVSGRKRVMRVATRLADERHAQLSVEDSGIGISEKDAGSLFNPFFTTKKDGMGMGLSICRSIVEAHGGRIWAESQEGQGASMQFVLPLEEETCSEPRN, encoded by the coding sequence ATGAAGCTCGATCAGGCAGCCGAGCAGTCTTTCCTCGGCAATCCCACCACCCTCAAGGCGATGGCCACGGTAGTCGGCCTCGCGGTGTTTCTCATCGACGCATTCACGCCGCTCGATATCGCCATTGCCGTGCTGTATGTCGTAGTGGTACTGCTCGTGGCTTCGGTCGCATCGCGGCCTGTCACGATTGCAGTCGCGTGGGCCTGCGTCGCGGCGACGGTGCTCGGCTTCATGCTCTCGCACAACGCGCAGGACCCTGGCAGTTCCATCGCGCGTTGCGGTGTGAGTCTCATCGCCATTCTGACCGTGTCGTTTCTCGCGCTGCGCAATCAGACGAGCACCGCCACCTTGCGCAAGCAGGTCGAACTGCTCAATCTCACGCACGACGCGGTGGTCGTGTACGACATGGACGACCGCATCACGTTCTGGAATCAGGGCGCGGAACGGCTGTACGGATGGACTTCCGAGCAGGCTATCGGCCAGCCCATTCACGGACTCACGCAGACGGATGCGGCCATGCCCGTCGACGACATTCGCCGCGAAACGCTTACGCGTGGAAGCTGGCAAGGCGAACTCAAGCGCGTGAAGAAGAGCGGCGAGACGGTGGTCGTGTCGAGCCGCTGGACGCTTTCGCGCGACAAATGGGGCAAGCCGCTCGCCATTCTCGCGACGAACAACGACATCACCGACGCCAAGCGCATGGAAGGCGAGCTGTTGCGCCAGAAGAACGAACTGCGCGCGACCATCGACGCCATTCCCGGCATGGTGTGGAGTTCATCGAACGATGGCCGCCTCATTTATCTCAACCGCCGCTGGAACGAGTACGGCGTGAAGCTCGCGGACGACGGTCACGACATCTGGCAGGAGATCGTGCATGCGGAAGACTTCGCCGCGTTGCAAGCCGCGTGGCGCGAGGCGCTCGCCACCAGCAGCGGCTTTGAAGTGACGGCGCGCATCCGGCGCGGCGACGGCGTGTTTCGCTGGATGCACATCGGTGCCGCGCCGCTGCGCGATTCCGAAGGCAATCTCGTGCGCTGGTATGGCGTGAACACCGACATCGAGGAACGCAAGCGCGCGGAACAGGCGCTCGACCGCTCGCGCTCGGAACTCGCGCATGTCACGCGCGTGACGACGCTCGGTGAGATGGCCGCGTCGATTGCGCACGAAGTCACGCAGCCGCTCGCCGCCATCGTAACCGCGGGCGACGCCGCGTTGCGCTGGCTCAACCGTCAGCCGCCGAATGTGCACGAGGCGGTCCAGTCGATCAGTCAGATGACGAGCGACGCCAAGCGCGCGACGGACATCATTCGTCAGATTCGTTCCATGGCGCAAAAGCGCGATCCGCAACCCGCGCTGGTCGATCTGAATATGATCGTGAGAGAATCGGTCGAACTCGTGCGGCGCGAATTGCAAAGCCAGCGCGTCGAGCTTTCCGCTACGTTTGCCGAGCCCGCGCCAGTGGTTTGCGGCGACCGCGTGCAGCTTCAGCAAGTCGTCATCAATCTGCTGATGAACGGCGTGCAGGCCATGTCCGGCGTGAGCGGACGCAAACGCGTCATGCGCGTCGCCACCCGGCTCGCGGACGAGCGTCACGCGCAGCTTTCGGTCGAAGATTCGGGCATTGGCATCAGCGAGAAAGATGCGGGCTCGCTCTTCAACCCGTTCTTCACCACCAAGAAAGATGGCATGGGCATGGGGCTGTCGATCTGCCGATCCATCGTCGAGGCACACGGCGGCCGCATCTGGGCCGAATCGCAGGAAGGTCAGGGCGCGTCGATGCAGTTCGTCTTGCCGCTCGAAGAGGAGACATGCAGTGAGCCACGAAACTGA
- a CDS encoding response regulator transcription factor translates to MFNNPVVSIIDDDESVRIATSSLVRSLGWEVRLYDSGEAFLNSGSIADVACIISDVQMPGISGVEMYRRLVDRGVAPPIIFISAFASDAMRKQALDVGALCVLGKPVDGAQVMHCLDDIRASGAGAHP, encoded by the coding sequence GTGTTCAATAACCCAGTCGTTTCGATCATCGACGATGACGAATCCGTCCGCATCGCGACCTCAAGCCTGGTTCGCTCGCTTGGCTGGGAGGTTCGGCTCTACGACTCCGGCGAAGCGTTCCTGAATTCGGGTTCGATCGCGGATGTCGCGTGTATCATTTCGGATGTCCAGATGCCAGGCATCTCGGGCGTGGAGATGTACCGCAGACTCGTCGATCGCGGCGTCGCGCCACCTATCATCTTCATCTCCGCGTTCGCTTCGGACGCCATGCGCAAACAGGCGCTGGACGTTGGCGCGCTGTGCGTGCTCGGCAAGCCTGTCGACGGCGCACAGGTAATGCACTGTCTCGACGACATCCGGGCCAGCGGCGCTGGCGCTCATCCTTGA
- a CDS encoding DUF4148 domain-containing protein → MNKFLVSLAFAVSAVAAPAMSYAQSNQPVTRAEVRADLVRLEKAGYKPAVNDDATYPADIQAAEAKVAASYAATHGTSDVGGVALTGASASGSKVSAASRNCVGPADYCVPYFGS, encoded by the coding sequence ATGAACAAGTTTCTCGTCAGTCTCGCTTTCGCAGTCAGCGCCGTTGCCGCTCCCGCCATGTCGTATGCGCAGTCGAATCAGCCGGTGACGCGCGCCGAAGTGCGCGCCGATCTCGTGCGCCTGGAGAAGGCCGGGTACAAGCCCGCAGTGAACGACGACGCAACCTACCCCGCAGACATCCAGGCAGCCGAAGCCAAGGTCGCGGCGAGCTACGCGGCCACGCACGGCACGAGCGATGTAGGCGGCGTGGCATTGACCGGTGCGTCCGCCAGCGGCTCGAAGGTGTCCGCCGCTTCCAGAAACTGCGTCGGCCCCGCGGACTACTGCGTGCCGTATTTCGGCAGCTAA
- a CDS encoding alpha/beta hydrolase yields MKNLLLSAAMFAVSAAFLTSAPVMAQGEKPVKNIVLVHGAWVDGSGWQPVYDILKKDGYHVSIVQEPLTSLDDDVAATKRVLDLQHGPTILVGHSYGGSVITEAGEHPDVVGLVYVAAHAPNVGEDESTLGKGKPSFTSKQAGAIEKTSDGYTFLNPSAFPKDFAADLSSKEATFEAHSQMLTAAKVFSEPLTSAAWTTKPSWGIVAGADKIINPDLERWYYERAHSHMTVIPGASHSVYESQPVKVAAVIEDAAKHAQ; encoded by the coding sequence ATGAAAAACCTGTTGCTCTCTGCCGCGATGTTCGCGGTATCCGCCGCTTTTCTCACCTCGGCGCCCGTCATGGCGCAAGGCGAAAAGCCCGTGAAGAACATCGTGCTCGTGCACGGCGCCTGGGTCGACGGTTCCGGCTGGCAGCCGGTCTACGACATTCTCAAGAAGGACGGCTACCACGTCAGTATCGTGCAGGAACCGCTGACTTCGCTCGATGACGACGTCGCCGCCACCAAGCGCGTGCTCGACTTGCAGCACGGACCGACGATCCTCGTCGGACACAGTTATGGCGGTTCGGTGATCACCGAGGCAGGCGAGCATCCGGATGTGGTCGGACTCGTGTACGTGGCCGCGCATGCGCCGAATGTCGGCGAGGACGAAAGCACGCTCGGCAAGGGCAAGCCGAGCTTCACCTCGAAGCAGGCCGGCGCGATCGAGAAGACGAGCGACGGTTATACGTTCCTGAATCCTTCCGCGTTCCCCAAGGATTTTGCCGCCGATCTTTCTTCAAAGGAAGCGACCTTCGAAGCGCATTCGCAAATGCTGACCGCAGCGAAAGTCTTCTCGGAGCCGCTCACGTCCGCTGCGTGGACCACGAAGCCGAGTTGGGGCATCGTCGCGGGCGCGGACAAGATTATCAATCCGGATCTGGAGCGCTGGTACTACGAGCGCGCGCATAGCCACATGACCGTGATTCCGGGCGCGAGCCACTCGGTGTACGAATCGCAGCCGGTTAAGGTGGCCGCAGTGATCGAGGACGCCGCGAAGCACGCGCAATAA
- a CDS encoding cytochrome b, giving the protein MSTIHTRFSPLQRALHWLMAICILAMLFIGVGMVSTVRPDYLTLVSIHKPLGVTILVLALIRLVVRLVRGAPPLPANMPEPMKLAAHLSHLAFYALMIGLPLIGYGMLSAADYPVVVFGVRLPSILPHSNSLHSLLWDAHKYLALCFFALIVVHLAAALFHALVRRDGVFQAMAPWSDR; this is encoded by the coding sequence ATGAGCACGATCCACACACGCTTCTCGCCCCTGCAACGCGCGCTGCACTGGCTCATGGCGATTTGCATTCTGGCAATGCTGTTCATCGGCGTCGGCATGGTGTCCACCGTGCGGCCCGACTATCTCACGCTGGTGTCGATCCACAAGCCGCTCGGCGTGACGATTCTCGTGCTCGCACTGATCCGGCTGGTCGTGCGGCTCGTGCGCGGCGCGCCACCGTTGCCCGCCAATATGCCGGAGCCGATGAAGCTCGCCGCCCACCTCTCGCATCTCGCGTTTTATGCGCTGATGATCGGCTTGCCGCTCATCGGCTATGGCATGTTGTCGGCGGCGGATTATCCGGTCGTGGTGTTCGGCGTGCGATTGCCCTCCATTCTTCCGCATAGCAACTCGCTGCATTCGCTGCTTTGGGACGCGCACAAGTACCTGGCGCTTTGCTTCTTCGCGCTGATCGTCGTGCATCTCGCGGCGGCGCTGTTTCATGCGCTCGTCCGGCGCGACGGCGTGTTTCAGGCAATGGCGCCGTGGAGCGATCGCTGA
- a CDS encoding pyrimidine/purine nucleoside phosphorylase: MSAASQFDQVSVIKRANVYFDGKCVSHTVLFADGSKKTLGVILPGTLDFGTDAPELMDVQAGQCRIRLQGSDEWKTYGAGESFSVPGKSRFDIEVVETLDYVCSYL, translated from the coding sequence ATGAGCGCAGCATCGCAATTCGATCAGGTTTCCGTCATCAAGCGCGCGAACGTTTATTTCGATGGCAAGTGCGTCTCGCATACGGTGCTTTTCGCCGACGGCTCGAAGAAGACGCTTGGCGTGATTCTGCCCGGCACGCTCGACTTCGGCACCGATGCGCCGGAACTGATGGACGTGCAGGCGGGCCAATGCCGTATCCGTCTTCAAGGTAGCGATGAATGGAAGACCTACGGCGCTGGCGAGTCTTTCTCGGTGCCGGGAAAGAGCCGCTTCGATATAGAAGTGGTCGAGACGCTGGATTATGTTTGCAGTTATCTTTGA
- a CDS encoding DUF2628 domain-containing protein produces the protein MQQQLKQDMEFDNNEGIKGTVTTAAAAGLDKDMAAFVGKNVEYYAGKWSAKDKNGNIKPTWNVAAFFGGPVWFAYRKMYWQAVAVFVGGTLLNLLLGLMSDSLGEVSSYALMFAWAFSGNLIYRAHVEKAVERIKAEVLLPGERAEQLKLRGGTSAMAGWIASAVSLAILIFSVWSMIGAV, from the coding sequence ATGCAACAGCAACTAAAGCAAGACATGGAATTCGATAACAACGAAGGCATCAAGGGAACGGTTACGACTGCGGCAGCGGCTGGCTTGGATAAGGATATGGCCGCTTTTGTCGGAAAGAACGTGGAGTATTACGCGGGCAAGTGGTCAGCCAAGGACAAAAATGGAAACATTAAGCCGACGTGGAATGTCGCGGCGTTCTTTGGCGGTCCCGTATGGTTTGCGTATCGCAAGATGTACTGGCAGGCGGTCGCGGTCTTCGTTGGCGGCACGTTGCTGAACCTGCTGCTCGGCTTGATGAGCGATTCGCTTGGCGAGGTGTCGAGTTACGCATTGATGTTCGCGTGGGCTTTTTCAGGCAACTTGATTTATCGCGCGCATGTCGAGAAAGCAGTCGAACGGATCAAGGCTGAGGTGTTGCTGCCGGGCGAGCGCGCAGAGCAACTGAAGCTGCGCGGCGGAACGAGCGCGATGGCCGGCTGGATAGCGTCGGCAGTCTCTCTCGCGATTCTCATCTTCAGCGTCTGGTCGATGATCGGTGCTGTCTGA
- a CDS encoding nucleoside hydrolase: MRRCTAAGLTLSLCVVAVLAACGGSSDDHNAYTNAPKIVIDSDFNTMGDDGQLFAMTTQLMGQGKVNLLGLCVVTGNDWLLQEEADALKAVERMGVQNKVGVYGGADYPLQYDVTSIRAQQAANPNGYFGAWSRPEPTSQAQLTAPPDGFATSTKLQTQAAADFLIDTIKHYPHEVTILEVGPPTNLATAVQKAPEIVPLIKQIVYMGGAMNVPGNANAVGELNWWFDPLAVRTLLQTSIPQTVIPLDVTNTVPLTESIYNQIVNPPTGQTAVTKAYATVNAGAFASSTDLYDTLTIAYFSDPTYATQTQSAYLDIDTTPGEDQGHVRVYPDTPAAGASPQKITYVTKFDNDRFFKLYVDLLTRPVPVVFQ, encoded by the coding sequence ATGCGACGTTGCACTGCAGCAGGCTTGACCCTTTCCCTTTGCGTCGTCGCGGTGCTTGCCGCTTGCGGCGGCTCATCGGACGACCACAACGCATACACGAACGCGCCGAAGATCGTGATCGACTCCGACTTCAACACCATGGGCGACGACGGCCAGCTCTTCGCCATGACCACGCAGTTGATGGGACAGGGCAAGGTGAATCTGCTCGGCCTGTGCGTGGTGACGGGCAACGACTGGTTGCTGCAAGAAGAAGCCGATGCGTTGAAGGCCGTCGAACGCATGGGCGTGCAGAACAAGGTCGGCGTGTACGGCGGCGCGGATTATCCGCTGCAATACGATGTGACGAGCATCCGCGCGCAGCAGGCCGCGAATCCGAACGGATACTTCGGCGCGTGGTCGCGTCCCGAGCCGACTTCGCAAGCGCAGCTCACCGCGCCGCCGGACGGCTTCGCAACCTCGACCAAGCTACAGACGCAAGCCGCCGCCGACTTTCTCATCGACACGATCAAACATTATCCACATGAAGTGACGATTCTCGAAGTCGGGCCGCCGACCAATCTCGCGACGGCGGTGCAGAAGGCGCCGGAGATCGTGCCGCTCATCAAGCAGATCGTCTACATGGGCGGCGCGATGAACGTGCCGGGCAACGCCAATGCAGTCGGCGAGCTCAACTGGTGGTTCGATCCGCTCGCGGTGCGCACGCTCTTGCAGACGTCGATTCCGCAAACCGTCATTCCGCTCGATGTGACCAACACCGTGCCGTTGACCGAGAGCATCTACAACCAGATCGTCAACCCGCCGACCGGGCAGACGGCCGTGACGAAGGCGTATGCAACCGTGAATGCGGGTGCGTTCGCATCGAGCACGGATCTCTACGACACGCTGACCATCGCTTACTTCAGCGATCCAACTTACGCGACGCAGACGCAGAGCGCATACCTGGATATCGACACGACGCCCGGCGAGGATCAGGGTCATGTGCGGGTGTATCCGGACACGCCTGCTGCGGGGGCATCGCCGCAAAAGATCACGTATGTCACGAAGTTCGATAATGATCGATTCTTCAAGCTGTACGTGGACTTGCTGACGAGGCCGGTGCCAGTGGTGTTTCAGTGA
- a CDS encoding cupin domain-containing protein: MPKIDLANVPEHQGSGYPPPYDQPCAARIRRRLGDAGGLTDFGVNLMHLPPGSWSSQRHWHSHEDEFVYVLQGELVLIEDEGETMLRAGDCAAFAKGTGNGHHMINRSREMAVYLEVGSRAWPDLTTCSDIDMMSANADGRFVRKDGSPIEA; encoded by the coding sequence ATGCCGAAAATCGATCTTGCCAATGTGCCCGAGCACCAAGGCTCCGGCTATCCACCGCCTTACGATCAACCATGCGCCGCGCGCATCCGTCGGCGTCTTGGCGATGCTGGCGGCTTGACGGACTTCGGCGTGAATTTGATGCACTTGCCGCCGGGAAGCTGGTCGAGTCAGCGTCACTGGCATTCGCACGAGGACGAGTTCGTATATGTGCTGCAGGGCGAACTCGTGCTGATCGAAGACGAAGGCGAAACCATGTTGCGTGCGGGCGATTGCGCCGCGTTCGCTAAAGGCACGGGCAACGGGCATCACATGATCAACCGGTCGCGGGAAATGGCCGTGTATCTCGAAGTCGGCTCGCGCGCGTGGCCCGATCTCACCACGTGTTCCGACATCGACATGATGAGTGCCAACGCCGATGGCCGGTTCGTGCGCAAGGACGGCTCGCCGATCGAAGCGTAG
- a CDS encoding penicillin-binding protein 1A encodes MHVFFAQARRIFVTASEFKALARAFLVRLAVELRPHARVRTLLLLPALFVLYVLVLIPFTPGIRDLRRAKVDQPAQIYSADGKLLAEFKPTHREWVSLKDVSPQVIDALIATEDRRFHEHHGIDWRRTASAALHTFKGQKQGGSTLTQQLARNLYPDDIGRSQTLTRKVKEAITAFKIEAVYSKEEILETYLNTVPFLYNAYGIEMAARTYFDKSASELDVLESATLIGMLKGNSYYNPVINPERALDRRNIVLGQMVRFGHLAPAKLEALQKKPLRIDFERQTEEPGRAPHFAQQLRKWLIAWADDNDFNIYSDGLVVRTTLDSRLQTMATQSLTWQGNQLQSIANAAWGGRGGCANANADLAHAFIRETSEYRVARDGGANDADVIKSLSANRTFMQALCENKTRVQAGFLALDPRNGQIKAWVGSRDFTQDPFDHVQQARRQPGSTFKPFVYGAAFARGSKPTDTIIDQAVEIPIKGEETWRPTDDSPPSGRPVSLRDGIAYSKNRITAQLMQQVGPARVARLARDMGVRESHLDVVPSLALGTSPVTLKEMVAAYGTIANDGNYMEPLLVTRIENKDGEVLAQFESKPERALSVDATRKLVDVMRDVINRGTGTLIRTRFGIRGDVAGKTGTTQDNADGWFILMQPQLVAGAWVGFNDSRVTLRSDYWGQGAHSALPMIGDFTQRAMRSHLIDARARFDTQEVPGMWDLMATRVKTWFAETFSKAPKPAQTPQHAPRARRSPATHTAPAAEVTEEKAQPPVFDTLPPILPAPAEPASPTRQE; translated from the coding sequence ATGCACGTTTTCTTCGCGCAAGCCCGCCGTATCTTCGTGACCGCTTCTGAATTCAAAGCCCTGGCGCGCGCATTCCTCGTTCGCCTTGCCGTCGAGCTTCGCCCGCATGCGCGTGTGCGCACGCTGCTGCTATTGCCCGCGCTTTTCGTGCTCTATGTGCTGGTGCTGATTCCCTTCACGCCCGGCATTCGCGACCTGCGCCGCGCGAAGGTGGATCAACCCGCGCAAATCTATTCCGCCGATGGCAAGCTGCTCGCCGAATTCAAGCCAACGCATCGCGAATGGGTGAGCCTCAAGGACGTCTCGCCGCAAGTGATCGACGCGCTCATCGCCACTGAAGACAGGCGATTTCATGAGCATCATGGTATTGACTGGCGACGCACGGCATCGGCCGCGCTGCATACGTTCAAGGGCCAGAAACAAGGCGGTTCCACGCTTACGCAGCAGCTCGCGCGCAATCTTTATCCCGATGACATCGGCCGCTCGCAGACGCTCACGCGCAAAGTGAAGGAGGCCATCACCGCGTTCAAGATCGAAGCGGTCTATTCGAAGGAAGAGATTCTCGAAACGTATCTGAACACGGTGCCGTTCTTGTATAACGCGTATGGCATCGAGATGGCCGCACGCACTTACTTCGATAAATCCGCGAGCGAACTCGACGTGCTCGAAAGCGCGACGCTTATCGGCATGCTGAAGGGCAACAGCTACTACAACCCTGTGATCAACCCTGAACGCGCGCTCGACAGACGCAATATCGTGCTCGGGCAGATGGTGCGCTTCGGCCATCTCGCGCCTGCGAAGCTCGAAGCGTTGCAGAAGAAGCCGTTGCGCATCGACTTCGAACGTCAGACCGAGGAGCCGGGACGCGCGCCGCATTTCGCGCAACAGTTACGCAAGTGGCTGATCGCGTGGGCCGACGACAACGACTTCAACATCTATTCCGATGGTCTCGTCGTGCGCACGACGCTTGACTCGCGTTTGCAAACGATGGCCACGCAATCGCTTACGTGGCAAGGCAATCAGTTGCAGTCCATCGCCAATGCGGCTTGGGGCGGGCGCGGTGGCTGCGCGAATGCGAACGCGGACCTTGCACATGCGTTCATCCGCGAGACGAGCGAGTATCGCGTGGCGCGCGATGGCGGAGCGAACGACGCCGACGTCATCAAGAGCCTTAGCGCGAATCGCACGTTCATGCAGGCGTTATGCGAGAACAAGACGCGTGTGCAGGCCGGCTTTTTAGCGCTAGATCCGCGCAACGGGCAGATCAAGGCGTGGGTCGGCAGCCGCGACTTCACGCAAGACCCGTTCGATCATGTGCAACAGGCGCGCCGTCAGCCGGGCTCGACATTCAAGCCGTTCGTGTATGGCGCGGCCTTCGCGCGCGGCTCGAAGCCCACGGATACGATCATCGATCAGGCGGTGGAGATTCCCATCAAGGGCGAGGAAACCTGGCGTCCCACCGACGATTCGCCGCCAAGCGGCCGGCCGGTGAGTCTGCGCGACGGCATCGCGTATTCGAAGAACCGCATCACCGCGCAACTGATGCAGCAAGTGGGTCCGGCGCGCGTGGCGCGACTCGCGCGCGACATGGGCGTGCGCGAAAGTCATCTCGACGTGGTGCCTTCGCTTGCGCTCGGCACGAGTCCGGTGACGCTCAAGGAGATGGTGGCGGCTTACGGCACCATTGCCAACGACGGCAACTACATGGAGCCGCTGCTCGTGACGCGCATCGAGAACAAGGATGGCGAGGTGCTCGCGCAATTCGAAAGCAAGCCGGAACGCGCGCTGTCGGTCGATGCCACGCGCAAGCTCGTCGACGTCATGCGCGATGTCATCAATCGCGGCACGGGCACGCTGATCCGCACGCGCTTCGGCATTCGCGGCGACGTCGCGGGAAAGACCGGCACGACGCAAGACAACGCGGACGGCTGGTTCATCCTGATGCAACCGCAACTCGTGGCGGGCGCTTGGGTCGGCTTCAACGACAGCCGCGTGACCTTGCGTAGCGATTACTGGGGACAAGGCGCACATAGCGCATTGCCGATGATCGGCGACTTCACGCAACGGGCGATGCGTTCGCATCTGATCGATGCCCGTGCACGCTTCGATACGCAGGAAGTGCCGGGCATGTGGGACCTCATGGCGACGCGTGTGAAGACGTGGTTTGCCGAGACGTTTTCGAAAGCGCCGAAACCTGCGCAGACGCCTCAGCACGCACCGCGCGCGCGTCGTTCACCCGCCACGCATACCGCGCCCGCTGCTGAAGTCACGGAAGAAAAAGCGCAGCCGCCCGTCTTCGACACATTGCCGCCGATACTTCCCGCGCCTGCGGAACCGGCCTCGCCGACACGTCAGGAATAA
- a CDS encoding cupin domain-containing protein, with product MQTHAATAEATRGQRAAIDPLKKARLIDGFWQQRVIAEMNDYQFKVARLEGEFLWHAHADTDETFIVLEGELRIDFRDGEMVLRAGEMGIVPKGVEHKPHAAREVKIMLIEPRGVVNTGDSRNERTVPNDLWI from the coding sequence ATGCAAACACACGCAGCGACAGCCGAAGCTACACGTGGCCAGCGCGCCGCCATCGATCCATTAAAAAAAGCGCGTTTGATCGACGGCTTCTGGCAGCAACGCGTGATCGCCGAGATGAACGACTATCAGTTCAAGGTCGCGCGTCTGGAAGGCGAGTTTCTGTGGCACGCGCACGCCGATACCGACGAGACGTTCATCGTGCTGGAAGGCGAATTGCGCATCGACTTTCGCGATGGCGAGATGGTGCTGAGAGCAGGGGAGATGGGAATCGTGCCGAAGGGCGTCGAGCACAAACCCCATGCCGCGCGCGAAGTGAAGATCATGCTGATCGAGCCGCGCGGCGTCGTCAACACCGGCGACTCGCGAAACGAGCGCACGGTGCCGAACGACTTGTGGATCTGA
- a CDS encoding AraC family transcriptional regulator, whose amino-acid sequence MNRRTAPQNSDWVRHAESSAGIERIEAFFGGKAYGWHRHDTYAIGRTMTGVQSFNYRRELRHSLPGQTMVLHPDEAHDGHAGTGDGFRYRMLYVEPAMIQAALGGRALPFIAGGTTMDARVSAATEALLAQTLREPLAQNDALAELAFALAQAAGVTTSRDTGDYASAVLAKDFLHANCDRIVTMEELERATGRDRYSLSRDFRLFFGTSPYRYLTMRRLDVARRLVLTGASLADVAASAGFADQSHMTRQFTRTFGMPPARWRACVSTR is encoded by the coding sequence ATGAACCGACGCACCGCTCCACAGAATTCCGACTGGGTCCGCCATGCCGAATCATCGGCGGGCATCGAACGGATCGAAGCCTTTTTCGGCGGCAAGGCATACGGCTGGCATCGGCACGACACCTATGCCATCGGCCGCACCATGACGGGCGTGCAGAGCTTCAATTACCGGCGCGAATTGCGTCACAGCTTGCCCGGCCAGACGATGGTGCTTCATCCCGACGAAGCACATGACGGCCACGCCGGCACCGGTGATGGCTTTCGGTATCGCATGCTTTATGTCGAACCCGCGATGATCCAGGCCGCGCTCGGCGGTCGCGCGTTGCCGTTCATCGCCGGTGGAACGACGATGGATGCGCGCGTCAGCGCCGCCACCGAAGCGCTGCTCGCACAGACGCTGCGCGAACCGCTCGCACAAAACGATGCGCTCGCCGAACTGGCATTCGCGCTGGCACAAGCAGCGGGCGTGACCACCTCGCGCGACACGGGCGACTACGCAAGCGCCGTGCTGGCGAAAGACTTTCTGCACGCCAATTGCGATCGTATCGTCACGATGGAGGAACTCGAACGCGCGACGGGACGCGACCGCTACAGCTTGTCGCGCGATTTCAGGCTCTTTTTCGGCACGAGCCCTTACCGCTATCTGACAATGCGCCGTCTTGATGTCGCGCGCCGTCTCGTGCTCACGGGCGCATCGTTGGCGGATGTCGCCGCGAGCGCCGGTTTCGCCGATCAGAGCCATATGACGCGGCAATTCACACGCACCTTCGGCATGCCGCCCGCGCGTTGGCGGGCCTGCGTTAGTACGCGTTAG